A part of Halobaculum sp. MBLA0143 genomic DNA contains:
- a CDS encoding cytochrome P450 — protein sequence MSSDSELPPTVGTLQQYSENPFERRLEWAQEGDVVQVSAPDTKQFMLFHPDDIETVLFGEEDKYTKFEGFDEVFGGGVVSASGDQWRAQRGTLQSSFRPDRVRAYAETIRDLTADAVAELPETGVVDVRDKMTDLTLRVMLETLFDEQDDDGRIAAGADAITDWFLEESTAGPVSDDVQQRYETGREQLVNRIEEMIAERETGEGDDMLSALLAAGPDSEAGYTDERIRDEMITMLFAAHETTALTLTYTLFLLADHGRVARAIREEVTAVVGDAKPGPEHLEALDYTEQVIDEALRLYPPSHTIFRRTRQPVTIRSWSLPEGALLYLPQWVVHRDERWWDEPEAFRPERFGEEAGRPSFAFFPFGAGPRRCLGETFARAEAKLVVAALLRAYDLDRVTESFGLRASLTAVPDGPVELSFTQR from the coding sequence ATGTCATCGGATTCGGAACTCCCCCCCACGGTCGGCACGCTCCAGCAGTACAGTGAGAATCCGTTCGAGCGCCGTCTGGAGTGGGCACAAGAGGGTGATGTGGTCCAGGTCTCCGCACCAGACACGAAGCAGTTCATGCTGTTTCACCCGGACGATATCGAGACAGTCCTGTTCGGAGAAGAGGACAAGTACACGAAGTTCGAGGGGTTCGACGAGGTGTTCGGTGGCGGCGTGGTCTCTGCGTCCGGCGACCAGTGGCGAGCACAGCGCGGGACACTTCAGTCTTCGTTTCGACCCGACCGGGTACGGGCGTACGCGGAGACGATCCGTGATCTGACGGCTGATGCAGTGGCCGAACTGCCGGAGACAGGGGTCGTCGATGTGCGCGACAAGATGACAGACCTCACACTGCGGGTGATGCTGGAGACGCTGTTCGACGAGCAGGACGACGACGGTCGAATTGCGGCCGGCGCGGACGCAATCACCGATTGGTTCCTCGAGGAGTCGACGGCGGGGCCAGTGTCGGACGACGTCCAGCAACGGTACGAGACCGGACGCGAACAACTCGTCAATCGGATCGAGGAGATGATCGCGGAGCGAGAGACCGGCGAGGGAGACGACATGCTGTCGGCGTTGCTCGCGGCGGGGCCGGACAGCGAGGCGGGGTACACGGACGAACGGATCCGCGACGAGATGATTACGATGCTGTTCGCGGCCCACGAGACGACAGCGCTGACGCTTACGTACACGCTGTTCCTGCTCGCGGACCACGGCCGCGTTGCGCGTGCGATCCGAGAGGAGGTGACGGCAGTTGTCGGCGACGCGAAGCCAGGTCCCGAACACCTCGAAGCGTTGGACTACACGGAACAGGTGATCGACGAGGCCCTCCGGCTGTACCCGCCGTCTCACACGATCTTCAGGCGGACGAGACAGCCCGTGACGATCCGTAGTTGGTCGCTTCCGGAGGGGGCGCTGCTGTACCTGCCTCAGTGGGTCGTCCACCGTGACGAACGGTGGTGGGACGAGCCAGAGGCGTTCCGACCGGAACGGTTCGGTGAGGAAGCCGGCCGCCCGTCGTTCGCCTTCTTCCCGTTCGGGGCGGGTCCGCGACGGTGTCTCGGCGAGACGTTCGCTCGGGCCGAAGCGAAACTGGTCGTCGCCGCACTTCTGCGAGCGTACGACCTCGACAGAGTGACGGAGTCGTTCGGCCTCCGTGCCAGCCTGACCGCAGTACCGGACGGCCCCGTTGAGCTGTCGTTCACCCAGCGATGA